In Aerosakkonema funiforme FACHB-1375, a genomic segment contains:
- a CDS encoding mechanosensitive ion channel domain-containing protein: MDTFLKQLFSYTYNIVTAPIEIGGTSVSLSSIVKLILCILAVIFLTRALKNFLKKYVLTRMGIDEGNREAISTIISYGMATLGFVVVLQTSGFNIASLAVIAGGLGVGIGFGLQDITKNFVSGLTLLVERKLKLGDFIEFDGMSGYIKEISIRSTIIRTFPGGDVVVPNSELVNNRILNWSYENFMGRIDIPIGVAYESDPVLVTETLLKSAYMEPAVLREPPPRVLFLGFGDNSLNFLLWVWVNRIDDRITIKSSLNFIIDYNFRQQGIHIPFPQRDLWLRNPEVLNGMGSLAVRDTEKQEDGGDVPQFVKPQLATQIARPLAIKDLLRQVTYFQNFTDLELRQLIEVGYRKRLAASEILFREGDPGDAFYIVLSGSVEVFVAKINKHLTTLTTGQFLGELALMLGIPRTATVRGVEDTILFAITKKGFEKTLQSQPELYDVIVQELGKHKEELAQRQKQLREMGLVNEEEDDKNPIDWMRKRLKNLFNLQ; encoded by the coding sequence ATGGATACATTCTTAAAGCAATTATTTAGCTACACATATAACATAGTTACAGCGCCCATAGAAATCGGCGGAACTTCTGTATCGCTCAGTTCGATCGTTAAACTAATACTTTGCATACTGGCGGTCATTTTCCTGACTCGGGCTCTCAAGAATTTCCTCAAGAAATATGTGCTGACCAGAATGGGGATTGATGAGGGAAATCGAGAGGCAATCTCCACAATTATCAGCTATGGTATGGCAACGTTAGGCTTTGTAGTTGTACTGCAAACCAGTGGTTTTAATATTGCTTCTTTGGCGGTCATCGCCGGCGGTTTGGGCGTTGGTATTGGCTTCGGTTTGCAGGATATTACGAAAAACTTTGTGTCGGGTCTAACTTTACTGGTAGAACGCAAACTAAAGCTGGGAGATTTTATTGAATTTGATGGAATGTCGGGATATATCAAAGAGATTTCGATTCGCTCTACGATTATCCGGACATTTCCTGGTGGAGATGTGGTAGTTCCTAACAGCGAACTGGTTAATAACCGGATTCTCAACTGGAGTTATGAAAACTTTATGGGTCGTATTGATATCCCGATTGGGGTAGCCTATGAAAGCGACCCGGTGTTAGTTACAGAAACGCTGTTAAAGTCTGCCTATATGGAACCGGCAGTCTTACGGGAACCGCCTCCCAGAGTTTTGTTTCTGGGATTTGGCGATAATAGTTTAAATTTTCTCCTGTGGGTATGGGTAAATAGAATTGATGACAGAATTACGATTAAAAGTTCTTTAAATTTCATCATCGATTATAATTTCCGCCAGCAAGGAATCCATATTCCCTTCCCTCAGAGGGATTTGTGGCTCCGCAATCCCGAAGTATTAAATGGGATGGGATCGTTAGCAGTAAGAGATACAGAAAAACAAGAAGATGGCGGAGATGTTCCTCAATTTGTTAAGCCACAATTAGCTACCCAAATTGCTAGGCCATTAGCGATTAAAGATTTGCTGCGCCAAGTAACTTACTTCCAAAATTTTACAGATTTAGAATTGCGTCAATTGATTGAGGTCGGCTATAGAAAACGATTGGCAGCCTCGGAAATTTTGTTTCGAGAAGGCGATCCGGGTGATGCGTTTTATATTGTACTTTCCGGTTCCGTAGAAGTTTTTGTTGCCAAGATTAACAAACATCTTACTACGCTTACTACAGGACAATTTTTGGGAGAACTTGCCCTCATGTTGGGGATTCCCCGCACGGCTACAGTTCGGGGTGTTGAAGATACTATTTTGTTTGCAATTACTAAGAAGGGTTTTGAAAAAACATTGCAGTCTCAGCCGGAATTGTACGATGTGATTGTGCAAGAGTTAGGCAAACATAAAGAAGAGTTGGCGCAGCGACAAAAGCAGCTGCGGGAAATGGGATTGGTAAATGAGGAGGAAGATGATAAAAATCCGATTGATTGGATGCGGAAACGTCTGAAAAATCTGTTTAATCTGCAATAG
- a CDS encoding creatininase family protein, whose amino-acid sequence MLLHLCTWPEVEAYLERSQGIILPIGSTEQHGPTGSIGTDAICAEAVARGVGNAIDVMVGPTINVGMALHHTSFPGTISLRPSTMILVIRDYISSLAKAGFTKFFFINGHGGNVATLKAAFSETYAYLADLNFPNAHQVRCQVANWYMCASVYKLAKELYGNEEGTHATPSEVALTQYVYPEAIKQVPLSPEVGRGYPIYGAADFRRHYPDGRMGSNPALATPEHGKQFYDLAVKDLSNGCLEFLSAD is encoded by the coding sequence ATGCTGCTGCATTTATGTACTTGGCCTGAAGTGGAAGCTTATCTGGAGCGATCGCAGGGTATTATTCTTCCGATTGGTTCGACGGAACAACACGGCCCAACTGGGTCGATCGGCACGGATGCGATTTGTGCGGAAGCTGTTGCCCGTGGGGTGGGGAATGCGATCGACGTTATGGTCGGCCCTACAATTAATGTGGGGATGGCACTGCACCACACTTCTTTTCCCGGTACGATTTCTCTGCGACCCAGTACGATGATTCTGGTGATTCGCGACTACATCAGCAGTTTGGCTAAGGCTGGGTTTACTAAATTTTTCTTTATCAACGGTCACGGAGGAAATGTTGCTACTCTGAAGGCGGCTTTTTCCGAGACTTACGCTTATTTGGCAGATTTAAATTTTCCTAATGCCCACCAGGTACGGTGTCAGGTGGCCAATTGGTATATGTGTGCCAGCGTTTACAAGTTGGCAAAGGAGTTATACGGTAACGAGGAAGGCACTCACGCGACTCCCAGCGAGGTGGCTTTGACTCAGTATGTTTATCCGGAAGCTATTAAACAAGTGCCTCTGTCACCGGAAGTGGGACGCGGTTACCCAATTTACGGTGCGGCTGACTTTCGTCGCCACTACCCAGACGGACGCATGGGTTCTAATCCTGCTTTGGCAACTCCCGAACATGGGAAGCAGTTTTATGATTTGGCGGTAAAAGATTTAAGTAACGGGTGTCTGGAATTTTTGAGCGCTGATTGA
- a CDS encoding winged helix-turn-helix domain-containing protein — protein sequence MFSLELTQTPSRAEIGQKSRVLVVEDEDLIREMIVMALEEQDYEVITATDGQKAIALLQTIYTEPAESPIDLVVLDLMLPQVNGLDICRLLRRQGNPVPILILSAKGSETDRVLGLEVGADDYLTKPFSMREFVARCRALLRRQRLSGLTQPPVLQFKEILLYPQECRVMLRGEEVSLAPKEFRLLELFMSYPRRVWSREHLLDHVWGPDFVGDSKTVDVHIRWLREKLEKDPSHPDYIVTIRGFGYRFG from the coding sequence ATGTTTTCGCTTGAGTTAACTCAGACTCCTTCTAGGGCAGAAATCGGGCAAAAAAGCCGCGTTCTCGTGGTTGAGGACGAGGATCTGATCCGAGAAATGATCGTAATGGCCCTGGAAGAGCAAGATTACGAAGTTATAACCGCTACAGATGGACAAAAGGCGATCGCCTTGTTGCAGACTATCTACACCGAACCGGCAGAATCCCCCATAGATCTAGTCGTCCTGGATTTAATGCTGCCCCAAGTCAACGGTTTGGATATCTGTCGCTTGCTGCGGCGACAAGGCAACCCAGTACCGATTTTGATTCTTTCCGCCAAAGGAAGCGAAACAGACCGCGTGTTGGGTTTAGAAGTGGGAGCGGATGACTATCTCACCAAACCCTTCAGTATGCGGGAATTTGTCGCTCGCTGTCGAGCATTGCTGCGCCGTCAGCGCTTGAGCGGTTTAACTCAACCACCAGTCTTGCAGTTTAAGGAAATTCTCCTTTATCCCCAAGAGTGTCGCGTCATGCTGCGAGGTGAGGAAGTCAGCCTTGCCCCTAAAGAATTTCGCCTCTTAGAATTATTTATGAGTTACCCCCGGCGCGTATGGTCGCGGGAGCATTTGCTCGACCACGTTTGGGGGCCGGATTTTGTCGGGGACAGCAAAACGGTAGACGTTCACATTCGGTGGCTGCGAGAAAAATTGGAAAAAGACCCCAGCCATCCAGACTATATTGTGACAATTCGCGGTTTTGGTTATCGGTTTGGCTAA